In a genomic window of Dyadobacter fermentans DSM 18053:
- the ctlX gene encoding citrulline utilization hydrolase CtlX: protein MRVITSSAQIQPQSTSRIMMIRPVRFGFNEETAGSNEFQQESFAQQTKDTAQEIAREEFDLMIDQLEKAGLELHIFDDTDDVHRPDAVFSNNWVSFHQSGKVVLYPMMAENRRLERRHDIIDSLAGDFKVEEIIDLTHFEQQGKFLEGTGSMVFDRRYKIAYACLSPRTHKEVLNAFADAMGYEVVAFSASDEHNKPIYHTNVLMCVGDIFAVVCLEAIKDPDERFMVRSVLEETHKDVVEISLEQMRHFAGNMLMVRNGTSEKFLVMSTQAYESLTPRQKDRLDDYARLLHTDLSVIEGNGGGSARCMMTEIHLPAR from the coding sequence ATGCGCGTCATTACTTCATCCGCTCAAATCCAGCCGCAGTCCACGTCGCGGATCATGATGATCAGGCCGGTGCGGTTCGGTTTCAATGAGGAAACCGCCGGAAGCAACGAGTTTCAGCAGGAGTCGTTCGCGCAACAGACCAAAGACACGGCCCAGGAAATCGCCCGCGAAGAGTTCGACCTGATGATCGATCAGTTGGAAAAAGCCGGGTTGGAACTGCATATTTTCGACGATACCGACGATGTGCACCGCCCCGACGCTGTTTTTTCCAACAACTGGGTGTCGTTTCATCAAAGCGGCAAAGTGGTGCTATACCCGATGATGGCCGAAAACCGCCGGCTCGAACGCCGCCATGACATTATCGACTCGCTGGCCGGTGATTTCAAAGTGGAAGAAATCATCGACCTCACCCATTTCGAACAGCAAGGCAAATTTCTCGAAGGCACCGGCAGCATGGTTTTCGACCGGCGGTACAAAATCGCCTACGCATGCCTCTCGCCGCGCACCCACAAGGAGGTGCTCAATGCTTTCGCCGATGCGATGGGCTACGAGGTCGTCGCGTTTTCGGCTTCCGACGAGCATAATAAGCCCATTTACCATACCAATGTGCTCATGTGCGTGGGCGACATTTTTGCGGTGGTGTGCCTGGAAGCGATCAAAGATCCCGACGAGCGGTTTATGGTGCGGTCGGTGTTGGAAGAAACCCACAAGGATGTGGTTGAAATATCACTGGAACAAATGCGGCATTTCGCGGGGAATATGCTGATGGTGCGGAACGGAACGAGCGAAAAGTTTCTCGTCATGTCCACACAGGCCTACGAATCGCTCACACCGCGCCAGAAAGACCGCCTCGACGACTACGCCCGCCTGCTGCACACCGATCTTTCGGTGATCGAAGGCAATGGCGGCGGCTCGGCGCGCTGCATGATGACCGAGATCCATTTGCCCGCCAGATAA
- a CDS encoding arginine deiminase family protein yields MANNPAPAPSIPGISVGVSSETGTLKRLLIHSPDRGLGKVVPSKAQDWLFEDIVHLDTMRRKEYDYYVKLLLYFLDPDKIKGKLAAINDDPTRSFFIPGTDKYFASDCVVDIQRLLGEILEEESTRIKLTAAICGIERCSYQVQEELGKFDAHELARIFISGSCSDQRMLFAPLPNLIFTRDIGIVINDHILLNKPAKNARTRESILAQFVFFYHPMFSHIRQNIIEIPENERHFLLPDDEKASDYHRCTLEGGDVMMVAPGHLLIGCSERTSIYAAQQVMKVLFEKNVVQKITIIKIPKKRDYMHIDTIFTQVKRDVWVLLGTLARLGDEARKKDVLHFFGPADANKEFRILQFEKGQEQQPREIDNLEDLLTEISRIDLGVTGPIRFIYSGGNEFPYGEREQWTDSCNLLALRDGVVIGYDRNDKTLEAFKKERFKVITAKRLLEKFEHNELSPEDLTDTFITLPSAELSRARGGSHCMSMPLLRG; encoded by the coding sequence ATGGCTAACAACCCCGCACCCGCGCCTTCCATACCCGGAATTTCGGTGGGCGTATCCTCCGAAACAGGCACCCTGAAAAGGCTTTTGATACACAGTCCCGACCGCGGCCTGGGCAAAGTTGTTCCCAGCAAAGCCCAGGACTGGCTTTTTGAGGACATTGTGCACCTGGACACCATGCGCAGGAAAGAGTATGATTATTATGTAAAACTCCTCCTCTATTTCCTCGACCCGGATAAGATCAAAGGCAAGCTCGCCGCGATCAACGACGACCCTACCCGATCGTTTTTCATCCCCGGCACCGACAAATATTTCGCTTCCGACTGTGTGGTGGATATCCAGCGACTACTGGGTGAAATCCTCGAAGAAGAAAGCACGCGCATTAAGCTCACCGCCGCCATTTGCGGCATCGAGCGCTGTTCGTACCAGGTTCAGGAAGAGTTGGGGAAATTCGACGCCCACGAGCTGGCCCGGATCTTCATTTCGGGCTCCTGCTCCGACCAGCGAATGCTCTTCGCGCCGCTGCCCAACCTGATCTTCACGCGGGACATCGGCATTGTGATCAACGACCACATTCTGCTGAACAAACCTGCCAAGAATGCCCGTACGCGCGAATCGATCCTTGCGCAGTTCGTGTTTTTTTACCACCCCATGTTTTCGCACATCAGGCAAAATATCATTGAAATACCTGAAAACGAGCGGCATTTCCTGCTCCCGGACGATGAGAAAGCCAGCGATTACCACCGCTGCACGCTCGAAGGCGGCGACGTGATGATGGTCGCGCCGGGGCATTTGCTGATCGGTTGCAGCGAGCGAACGTCCATTTACGCGGCGCAGCAGGTGATGAAGGTTTTGTTTGAAAAAAATGTGGTACAGAAGATTACCATTATCAAAATCCCTAAAAAACGGGATTACATGCATATCGACACCATTTTCACGCAGGTAAAGAGGGATGTGTGGGTTCTCCTGGGTACGCTCGCACGCCTGGGCGACGAGGCCCGGAAAAAAGATGTGCTGCATTTCTTCGGCCCCGCGGATGCGAATAAGGAGTTCCGGATTTTGCAGTTTGAGAAAGGCCAGGAACAGCAGCCGCGTGAGATCGACAACCTGGAAGACCTGCTCACGGAAATCAGTAGGATTGACCTGGGCGTAACCGGCCCCATCCGCTTCATTTATTCCGGCGGAAATGAATTTCCATATGGCGAGCGCGAGCAATGGACTGACTCCTGCAACCTCCTCGCCCTGCGCGACGGCGTGGTAATCGGCTACGACCGCAACGACAAAACGCTCGAAGCATTCAAAAAAGAAAGATTTAAAGTGATCACAGCCAAAAGGCTTCTCGAAAAATTCGAACACAACGAGCTGTCACCTGAAGATCTGACCGACACGTTCATTACCTTACCTTCGGCCGAGCTCTCGCGGGCACGCGGCGGCTCGCATTGCATGAGTATGCCGTTGTTGCGCGGTTAA